In the Anoplopoma fimbria isolate UVic2021 breed Golden Eagle Sablefish chromosome 7, Afim_UVic_2022, whole genome shotgun sequence genome, one interval contains:
- the pcsk1nl gene encoding proprotein convertase subtilisin/kexin type 1 inhibitor, like, with translation MASLSFLLLSAALIHAAQSLPAARGGGRGLDVSVGGARRQRRDLHNLLPYDEQMMSYPATQGGGGASNLYYQSDGWRGRGLDQALQRLVERDQRQEQEEEQRAAYLAALLRLLSEAESAGLVDPGDVEVVEEEEEEEEGPPGTSEAPPPDYDETGMNMGRPPAAWWGLLEPRMAQALLDR, from the exons ATGGCGTCTCTcagcttcctgctgctcagCGCCGCTCTGATCCACGCCGCCCAG tctctacCTGCAGCCCGCGGCGGGGGGCGGGGCCTGGATGTCTCAGTGGGCGGGGCCAGACGCCAGCGCAGAGACCTCCATAACCTGCTGCCTTATGATGAACAGATGATGTCATATCCCGCCACTCAGGGAGGAGGCGGAGCCAGTAATCTGTACTACCAATCAGATGGctggagggggcggggcttggaCCAGGCTCTGCAGCGATTGGTGGAGAGGGACCAGAGACAGGAGCAAGAAGAGGAGCAGCGAGCAG CCTACCTGGCCGCTCTGCTCCGCCTACTGAGCGAGGCAGAGAGCGCAGGATTGGTGGACCCGGGTGacgtggaggtggtggaggaggaggaggaggaggaggaggggcctCCGGGGACTTCCGAGGCCCCGCCCCCAGACTACGATGAGACGGGGATGAACATGGGGAGGCCCCCGGCGGCCTGGTGGGGCCTGCTGGAGCCCCGCATGGCTCAGGCTCTGCTGGACAGGTGA
- the lhfpl4b gene encoding LHFPL tetraspan subfamily member 3 protein, with the protein MSVSPPLADLSRLYQTEFVRSARAVGVLWAVCLCFAILQVVVLVQPSWIGTGEARHLGAGPVPPSGTLGLFEVCVDSDWAVLDCRGGLSSLSPLPSFQSVAVLVGVSLWSVWTSVLCLCLFRFCSAATVYKICAWLQLTAGFCLALACLLFPDSWESPEMRALCGDSVGSFSPGNCSVHWAYILAILGILDAAILATLAFVLANRQDALLPPDAKDVTTSLLMSA; encoded by the exons atGTCGGTTTCCCCCCCCCTGGCCGACCTGTCCCGTCTCTATCAGACGGAGTTTGTCCGCAGTGCTCGGGCGGTGGGCGTCCTCTGGGCGGTGTGTCTCTGCTTCGCCATCCTGCAGGTGGTGGTTCTGGTGCAGCCGTCCTGGATCGGCACCGGAGAGGCCCGTCACCTGGGGGCGGGGCCTGTCCCGCCCAGCGGCACTCTGGGATTGTTTGAG gtgtgtgtggaCTCGGACTGGGCGGTTCTGGACTGCCGTGGTGGTTTGTCCAGTCTGTCTCCTCTGCCGTCCTTCCAGTCGGTGGCGGTTCTGGTGGGAGTGTCTCTGTGGTCAGTGTGGACCAGcgtcctctgtctctgtctcttcaggTTCTGCAGCGCTGCCACAGTCTACAAGATCTGTGCCTGGCTGCAGCTCACTGCCG gttTCTGTCTGGCGTTGGCCTGTCTTCTGTTTCCAGACTCGTGGGAGAGTCCAGAGATGCGAGCTCTGTGTGGAGACTCT GTGGGCAGCTTCTCTCCAGGTAACTGCTCCGTCCACTGGGCCTACATCCTGGCCATCCTGGGCATTCTGGACGCCGCCATCTTGGCCACGTTGGCCTTCGTCCTCGCCAACAGACAGGACGCCCTGCTGCCGCCGGACGCCAAGGACG TGACCACAAGTCTGCTGATGTCGGCGTAG